CCAAAGTTGGGGCCTGAGCTGCACGTCGTGATGCTGGCAAGTGGGGCTGTGGATCCCGGGCTCCCGGGGGCTGCTGCCGCGCCCTCGTCCGTCCAGGCCCGACAGCCCGGGCCGGGGCTATTAGCCGGCCTATTAGCGCTGGTGACAAGGAGCAGCAGCCTACTGCGATCGAGTCGCTGTGCGTGAACTGCTACCGCAATGGCATGACGCGCCTCCTGCTCACCGAGGTCCCCTTCTTTAGAGAAACAATCGTGAGCTCCTTTTCCTGCAAGCAGTGTGGCTGGAACACCACGGAGATGCAGTCGGCAGGCAGGATACAGGACCAGGGAGTGCGCTATACTTTGACCGTCAGGGCCCAGGAGGACGTGAACAGAGAAGTAGTGAAGACTGACTCTGCCACCACAAGGATCCCAGAGCTGGATTTTGAAATTCCTGCCTTCAGGCCAGAAAGGAACTCTGACTACTGTTGAAGGATTGATCAGCCGTGCTGTCTCTGGCCTGGAGCAGGATCAGCCCACACGAAGGGCGAATGAAGAAGCCATGGCTGAAAGAATTGATGAGTTCATTGTCAAACTGAAGGAGCTAAAGCAAGTGGCCTCTCCTTTCACCCTGATCATTGATGATCCCTCCGGGAACAGCTTTGTGGAAAACCCACATGCTCCCCAGAAAGATGATGCCCTGGTGATCACACACTATAATCGGACTCTGCAGCAGGAAGAGATGCTGGGGCTCCAGGCAGAGGAACCAGAagtgaaaacagaagaggaagatCTCAGAAACGAAGTGCTCCAGTTCAACACCAACTGCCCAGAATGCAATGCTCCAGCCCAAACCAACATGAAGCTAGTTCAAATTCCCCACTCTAAGGAGGTTATCATCATGGCTACCGACTGCAAGAACTGTAGCCATCGGACCAATGAGGTGAAATGTGGAGGAGCAGTAGAGCCCTTGGGCACCAGAATTACCTTCTACATCACTGATCCCTCAGATATGACTAGAGACCTGCTCAAGTCCGAGACATGTAGTATGGAAATcccagagctggaatttgaactggGAATGGCTGTCCTCGGGGGCAAGTTCACCACACTGGAGGGGATACTGAAAGACATCCGGGAACTGGTGACCAAGAACCCTTTCACACTGGGCGACAGTTCCAGTCCTGGCCAGACAGAGAAACTGCAGGAGTTTAGCCAGAAGTTGGACCAGATCCTTGAGGGTAACATGAAGACTCACTTTGTTATGGATGATCCAGCAGGAAACAGCTACTTGCAGAACGTGTATGCACCTGAAGACGATCCTGAGATGAAGGTGGAGCATTATAAGCGCACATTTGACCAAAACGGAGGGCTATGAGACAGGTCTGGCTTCCCAGCGGTAGGAGTGGGCGGTTTCCGGCCAGCCTCCAGCGCTGCTCAGACCGCGGGGTTATTTATTGCTATTGGAAAAGGCTGGAGTGGCCTCCCCACCAGGCCTTGCCCATGTGGGGAGGACACCTGGTCTGAGTCGGAGATCTGAGCACACTTTCTGAACAGTTTGTGACGGAAATGCAAGCCTCTTGGGTTACTTGACCTTGTTTTGGAGGATTTGAATTGGCCTGGGAAGAGACCCAGAAATGAACCATCGGGCATGTCACTGTCACTTTTTTCCTATCAAGTCTTTACCCTCCCTCCACACAGTGCTCTCTCATGTCGAGTTGGAACTCTGAAGAGCTGGAGAAGGTGGAAAACAGCTACGTCTGGAGTTTGGAAGTTGGTTTGGGTATATAAAATACTGACTCTCAACAGGAAGAGAGTCTTCTGAGGGGAGGGAGTCTAGGACAGGTGAAGAAGTTCTCATTAAAATGGTGgctttcaaacaaacaaacaaaaactcactgTCATTGTGCTAGAAGTTAAAGTAATATGCCATAAGAAAAGAGACTTGGGTGTAGGGGGAGGTCAGGGAACTATTGTCCTGGAATTAGATATAGCAGACATCACTGTTACTTGTGTCACATGACCTCTGTATGGGCTTAGACTCAACTACTGCCAGCATCCTGCTTCAAGCCTGAACTTCTCATCTTTCCACATTCTGCCAAGGACCTTCTCCCAGGTTGCCAGAGGTCACTTGGCCCTCTTTCTAGTGCAGCTGAGAAGCAAACACATTCAGGAGGCAACCGTCAACCGATGGGGGACAGAACTAGTGGATAAATGCCCTAGGCTCCATCTTTCAGAAGGGCAATTCTTCCCTGCCTCCCACTGACAGCTCTCTCCCACCTGCTTGCTGAATCACCTTCCAAGAAAACTACCTCTCCCCCAGGTCCTTTTCTTAGGCTCTGCTTTGGGGGAAGCCAACCATGACACATTTGATCCTTCTAACTAAATAAATGATGTAATAAACATAGTTTTAACCTCATCACACTTATCAAAATTTAGCAACATGCCCATTACATTGTTCtgattgcttttaataatttgttttaaaaatcttaggaACTAGCAGATTTGGGGACAGAGAAATTGTGGggcttttaaaaagaactatttttagCACTTGCTGAAATATTTCATACTAAAGAGAAAATCCTTTCACTCAGCAAGACACTGATTAGATCTTTAGGTAACTGTTCCTATAGCAACACTCTACTCTgcaatattctattatttttcaagcCCACCTCCTCAACCGGAGACCGAGTTCATCACATATAGCCATCCTTTCCAACTCTGTCTTTCAATGAAATGCTTCTTATTTGTCAGCGTATGTCTACaattttcccttatttctttcCACCTTATTTCAATAGTGAATTTAATTAGTTGAAAACATTTCACTAAAGCTATTCTGTATATTGGTATAAGATGTTTAATGggagatcgaggcaagatggcggaagagaaagacgcggagatcaccttcctccccacagatacatcagaaatacagctacacatggaacttctcctatagaacacccaccgaacgctggcagacgacctcagacctcacaaaaggcaagaaactccccatgtacctgggtagggcaaaagaaaaaagaataaacagagacaaaagaatagggatgggacctgcaccagtgggagggagccgtggaggaaaggtttccacacactagaagccccttcgtgggaggagactgcaggtggcggaggggaagcttcggagccacgaggagagcgcagccacaggagtgcggagggcaaagcggagagattcccgcacagaggatcggtgccgaccggcactcaccagcccgagaggcttgtctgctcacctgccggggcgggcgggggctgggagctgagcctcgggcttcagNNNNNNNNNNNNNNNNNNNNNNNNNNNNNNNNNNNNNNNNNNNNNNNNNNNNNNNNNNNNNNNNNNNNNNNNNNNNNNNNNNNNNNNNNNNNNNNNNNNNNNNNNNNNNNNNNNNNNNNNNNNNNNNNNNNNNNNNNNNNNNNNNNNNNNNNNNNNNNNNNNNNNNNNNNNNNNNNNNNNNNNNNNNNNNNNNNNNNNNNNNNNNNNNNNNNNNNNNNNNNNNNNNNNNNNNNNNNNNNNNNNNNNNNNNNNNNNNNNNNNNNNNNNNNNNNNNNNNNNNNNNNNNNNNNNNNNNNNNNNNNNNNNNNNNNNNNNNNNNNNNNNNNNNNNNNNNNNNNNNNNNNNNNNNNNNNNNNNNNNNNNNNNNNNNNNNNNNNNNNNNNNNNNNNNNNNNNNNNNNNNNNNNNNNNNNNNNNNNNNNNNNNNNNNNNNNNNNNNNNNNNNNNNNNNNNNNNNNNNNNNNNNNNNNNNNNNNNNNNNNNNNNNNNNNNNNNNNNNNNNNNNNNNNNNNNNNNNNNNNNNNNNNNNNNNNNNNNNNNNNNNNNNNNNNNNNNNNNNNNNNNNNNNNNNNNNNNNNNNNNNNNNNNNNNNNNNNNNNNNNNNNNNNNNNNNNNNNNNNNNNNNNNNNNNNNNNNNNNNNNNNNNNNNNNNNNNNNNNNNNNNNNNNNNNNNNNNNNNNNNNNNNNNNNNNNNNNNNNNNNNNNNNNNNNNNNNNNNNNNNNNNNNNNNNNNNNNNNNNNNNNNNNNNNNNNNNNNNNNNNNNNNNNNNNNNNNNNNNNNNNNNNNNNNNNNNNNNNNNNNNNNNNNNNNNNNNNNNNNNNNNNNNNNNNNNNNNNNNNNNNNNNNNNNNNNNNNNNNNNNNNNNNNNNNNNNNNNNNNNNNNNNNNNNNNNNNNNNNNNNNNNNNNNNNNNNNNNNNNNNNNNNNNNNNNNNNNNNNNNNNNNNNNNNNNNNNNNNNNNNNNNNNNNNNNNNNNNNNNNNNNNNNNNNNNNNNNNNNNNNNNNNNNNNNNNNNNNNNNNNNNNNNNNNNNNNNNNNNNNNNNNNNNNNNNNNNNNNNNNNNNNNNNNNNNNNNNNNNNNNNNNNNNNNNNNNNNNNNNNNNNNNNNNNNNNNNNNNNNNNNNNNNNNNNNNNNNNNNNNNNNNNNNNNNNNNNNNNNNNNNNNNNNNNNNNNNNNNNNNNNNNNNNNNNNNNNNNNNNNNNNNNNNNNNNNNNNNNNNNNNNNNNNNNNNNNNNNNNNNNNNNNNNNNNNNNNNNNNNNNNNNNNNNNNNNNNNNNNNNNNNNNNNNNNNNNNNNNNNNNNNNNNNNNNNNNNNNNNNNNNNNNNNNNNNNNNNNNNNNNNNNNNNNNNNNNNNNNNNNNNNNNNNNNNNNNNNNNNNNNNNNNNNNNNNNNNNNNNNNNNNNNNNNNNNNNNNNNNNNNNNNNNNNNNNNNNNNNNNNNNNNNNNNNNNNNNNNNNNNNNNNNNNNNNNNNNNNNNNNNNNNNNNNNNNNNNNNNNNNNNNNNNNNNNNNNNNNNNNNNNNNNNNNNNNNNNNNNNNNNNNNNNNNNNNNNNNNNNNNNNNNNNNNNNNNNNNNNNNNNNNNNNNNNNNNNNNNNNNNNNNNNNNNNNNNNNNNNNNNNNNNNNNNNNNNNNNNNNNNNNNNNNNNNNNNNNNNNNNNNNNNNNNNNNNNNNNNNNNNNNNNNNNNNNNNNNNNNNNNNNNNNNNNNNNNNNNNNNNNNNNNNNNNNNNNNNNNNNNNNNNNNNNNNNNNNNNNNNNNNNNNNNNNNNNNNNNNNNNNNNNNNNNNNNNNNNNNNNNNNNNNNNNNNNNNNNNNNNNNNNNNNNNNNNNNNNNNNNNNNNNNNNNNNNNNNNNNNNNNNNNNNNNNNNNNNNNNNNNNNNNNNNNNNNNNNNNNNNNNNNNNNNNNNNNNNNNNNNNNNNNNNNNNNNNNNNNNNNNNNNNNNNNNNNNNNNNNNNNNNNNNNNNNNNNNNNNNNNNNNNNNNNNNNNNNNNNNNNNNNNNNNNNNNNNNNNNNNNNNNNNNNNNNNNNNNNNNNNNNNNNNNNNNNNNNNNNNNNNNNNNNNNNNNNNNNNNNNNNNNNNNNNNNNNNNNNNNNNNNNNNNNNNNNNNNNNNNNNNNNNNNNNNNNNNNNNNNNNNNNNNNNNNNNNNNNNNNNNNNNNNNNNNNNNNNNNNNNNNNNNNNNNNNNNNNNNNNNNNNNNNNNNNNNNNNNNNNNNNNNNNNNNNNNNNNNNNNNNNNNNNNNNNNNNNNNNNNNNNNNNNNNNNNNNNNNNNNNNNNNNNNNNNNNNNNNNNNNNNNNNNNNNNNNNNNNNNNNNNNNNNNNNNNNNNNNNNNNNNNNNNNNNNNNNNNNNNNNNNNNNNNNNNNNNNNNNNNNNNNNNNNNNNNNNNNNNNNNNNNNNNNNNNNNNNNNNNNNNNNNNNNNNNNNNNNNNNNNNNNNNNNNNNNNNNNNNNNNNNNNNNNNNNNNNNNNNNNNNNNNNNNNNNNNNNNNNNNNNNNNNNNNNNNNNNNNNNNNNNNNNNNNNNNNNNNNNNNNNNNNNNNNNNNNNNNNNNNNNNNNNNNNNNNNNNNNNNNNNNNNNNNNNNNNNNNNNNNNNNNNNNNNNNNNNNNNNNNNNNNNNNNNNNNNNNNNNNNNNNNNNNNNNNNNNNNNNNNNNNNNNNNNNNNNNNNNNNNNNNNNNNNNNNNNNNNNNNNNNNNNNNNNNNNNNNNNNNNNNNNNNNNNNNNNNNNNNNNNNNNNNNNNNNNNNNNNNNNNNNNNNNNNNNNNNNNNNNNNNNNNNNNNNNNNNNNNNNNNNNNNNNNNNNNNNNNNNNNNNNNNNNNNNNNNNNNNNNNNNNNNNNNNNNNNNNNNNNNNNNNNNNNNNNNNNNNNNNNNNNNNNNNNNNNNNNNNNNNNNNNNNNNNNNNNNNNNNNNNNNNNNNNNNNNNNNNNNNNNNNNNNNNNNNNNNNNNNNNNNNNNNNNNNNNNNNNNNNNNNNNNNNNNNNNNNNNNNNNNNNNNNNNNNNNNNNNNNNNNNNNNNNNNNNNNNNNNNNNNNNNNNNNNNNNNNNNNNNNNNNNNNNNNNNNNNNNNNNNNNNNNNNNNNNNNNNNNNNNNNNNNNNNNNNNNNNNNNNNNNNNNNNNNNNNNNNNNNNNNNNNNNNNNNNNNNNNNNNNNNNNNNNNNNNNNNNNNNNNNNNNNNNNNNNNNNNNNNNNNNNNNNNNNNNNNNNNNNNNNNNNNNNNNNNNNNNNNNNNNNNNNNNNNNNNNNNNNNNNNNNNNNNNNNNNNNNNNNNNNNNNNNNNNNNNNNNNNNNNNNNNNNNNNNNNNNNNNNNNNNNNNNNNNNNNNNNNNNNNNNNNNNNNNNNNNNNNNNNNNNNNNNNNNNNNNNNNNNNNNNNNNNNNNNNNNNNNNNNNNNNNNNNNNNNNNNNNNNNNNNNNNNNNNNNNNNNNNNNNNNNNNNNNNNNNNNNNNNNNNNNNNNNNNNNNNNNNNNNNNNNNNNNNNNNNNNNNNNNNNNNNNNNNNNNNNNNNNNNNNNNNNNNNNNNNNNNNNNNNNNNNNNNNNNNNNNNNNNNNNNNNNNNNNNNNNNNNNNNNNNNNNNNNNNNNNNNNNNNNNNNNNNNNNNNNNNNNNNNNNNNNNNNNNNNNNNNNNNNNNNNNNNNNNNNNNNNNNNNNNNNNNNNNNNNNNNNNNNNNNNNNNNNNNNNNNNNNNNNNNNNNNNNNNNNNNNNNNNNNNNNNNNNNNNNNNNNNNNNNNNNNNNNNNNNNNNNNNNNNNNNNNNNNNNNNNNNNNNNNNNNNNNNNNNNNNNNNNNNNNNNNNNNNNNNNNNNNNNNNNNNNNNNNNNNNNNNNNNNNNNNNNNNNNNNNNNNNNNNNNNNNNNNNNNNNNNNNNNNNNNNNNNNNNNNNNNNNNNNNNNNNNNNNNNNNNNNNNNNNNNNNNNNNNNNNNNNNNNNNNNNNNNNNNNNNNNNNNNNNNNNNNNNNNNNNNNNNNNNNNNNNNNNNNNNNNNNNNNNNNNNNNNNNNNNNNNNNNNNNNNNNNNNNNNNNNNNNNNNNNNNNNNNNNNNNNNNNNNNNNNNNNNNNNNNNNNNNNNNNNNNNNNNNNNNNNNNNNNNNNNNNNNNNNNNNNNNNNNNNNNNNNNNNNNNNNNNNNNNNNNNNNNNNNNNNNNNNNNNNNNNNNNNNNNNNNNNNNNNNNNNNNNNNNNNNNNNNNNNNN
The genomic region above belongs to Physeter macrocephalus isolate SW-GA chromosome 10, ASM283717v5, whole genome shotgun sequence and contains:
- the LOC102976498 gene encoding LOW QUALITY PROTEIN: zinc finger protein ZPR1-like (The sequence of the model RefSeq protein was modified relative to this genomic sequence to represent the inferred CDS: inserted 1 base in 1 codon; deleted 1 base in 1 codon), whose amino-acid sequence is MLASGAVDPGLPGAAAAPSSVQARQPGPGLLXRPISAGDKEQQPTAIESLCVNCYRNGMTRLLLTEVPFFRETIVSSFSCKQCGWNTTEMQSAGRIQDQGVRYTLTVRAQEDVNREVVKTDSATTRIPELDFEIPAFGQKGTLTTVEGLISRAVSGLEQDQPTRRANEEAMAERIDEFIVKLKELKQVASPFTLIIDDPSGNSFVENPHAPQKDDALVITHYNRTLQQEEMLGLQAEEPEVKTEEEDLRNEVLQFNTNCPECNAPAQTNMKLVQIPHSKEVIIMATDCKNCSHRTNEVKCGGAVEPLGTRITFYITDPSDMTRDLLKSETCSMEIPELEFELGMAVLGGKFTTLEGILKDIRELVTKNPFTLGDSSSPGQTEKLQEFSQKLDQILEGNMKTHFVMDDPAGNSYLQNVYAPEDDPEMKVEHYKRTFDQNGGL